In one Bacillus thuringiensis genomic region, the following are encoded:
- a CDS encoding class I SAM-dependent methyltransferase gives MKNETLHTQEDILKMLDSLLRPAEPFWNEFYENREKDVPFFENVPDENLVSYIQKERVSKGKVLELGCGPGRNAIYLATQGFDVTAVDLSVEGINWAKERALAKEVAIHFICDSIFNLEVQNEFDFVYDSGCLHHIPPHRRINYVDLIKNSLKSGGYFGLTCFAAGDLDERNGSEITDWDVYRGWSLQGGLAYSEEKLREIFKEFEVIEIRRMKQMKQPKEMFGESFLWTALFKKK, from the coding sequence ATGAAAAATGAAACGTTACACACACAAGAAGACATTTTAAAAATGCTTGATTCATTATTAAGACCTGCAGAACCATTTTGGAATGAATTTTATGAGAATAGAGAAAAGGATGTTCCATTTTTTGAAAATGTTCCAGATGAGAACCTAGTTTCGTATATACAAAAAGAGAGAGTTTCAAAAGGGAAAGTATTAGAACTTGGGTGTGGTCCAGGTAGAAATGCCATTTATTTAGCGACTCAAGGATTTGATGTAACAGCAGTGGATTTATCTGTAGAAGGCATTAATTGGGCTAAAGAAAGGGCATTGGCAAAAGAGGTAGCAATTCATTTTATTTGTGATTCAATTTTTAATTTAGAGGTTCAAAACGAATTTGATTTTGTATACGATTCGGGCTGTTTGCATCACATTCCACCGCATAGAAGAATAAATTATGTGGATTTAATTAAAAACTCATTAAAATCGGGTGGTTATTTCGGATTAACATGTTTTGCGGCAGGTGATTTAGATGAGCGAAATGGATCGGAAATAACAGATTGGGACGTATATAGAGGGTGGAGTCTACAAGGGGGTCTTGCATACTCGGAAGAAAAGTTAAGAGAGATATTTAAAGAATTTGAGGTAATTGAGATTAGAAGAATGAAACAAATGAAACAACCGAAAGAAATGTTTGGAGAATCATTTCTTTGGACAGCATTATTTAAGAAGAAATAA
- a CDS encoding YkvA family protein: protein MEKQTLWKKFKKSSVNLGKSSVYESIILFYTMKKKELPTKTKFIILTALSYYVLTIDFIPNIAAIIGIGLLDDVLAIAVAHKYVMRHADAEIREKSKVKMESLFTSAQA from the coding sequence ATGGAGAAACAGACACTTTGGAAAAAGTTCAAAAAAAGCTCGGTAAACCTCGGTAAATCTAGCGTATATGAAAGTATTATTTTATTCTACACAATGAAAAAGAAAGAATTACCTACTAAAACGAAATTCATAATATTAACCGCTTTATCTTATTACGTATTAACAATCGATTTCATTCCAAATATAGCTGCTATTATTGGAATTGGCTTATTAGATGATGTTTTAGCAATCGCTGTAGCTCATAAATACGTGATGCGCCATGCAGACGCTGAAATTCGAGAAAAGAGCAAAGTGAAAATGGAGTCATTATTTACTTCAGCACAAGCATAA
- a CDS encoding type II toxin-antitoxin system SpoIISA family toxin, whose amino-acid sequence MISNIRIGLFVLAIVFVVLVFFYWKNEELYEEKKQRIRKTWYGLFIISVTVYFMIKGIDLTLWKNLLMFTAMVIFVDIAFILTPNISEIWGAKFSDIGKTVQSIKRSLIASKARGEIYTTIIQNVNPSVFGTMEWHTEEEYTKSLNAFLDSYGEKIGAKIVVFEAAKELNTNFRGIRSQFSIIVPLEHIEQLNEQKAVQVENVGIIPAKIVSDVFIVIDGKKNNLQDRDFENVYNLTIHHSYFSK is encoded by the coding sequence ATGATCTCTAACATTCGAATTGGCTTATTTGTTTTAGCGATTGTCTTTGTAGTCCTTGTTTTCTTTTATTGGAAAAATGAGGAGTTGTACGAGGAGAAAAAGCAACGTATTAGAAAGACTTGGTATGGTTTGTTTATCATATCTGTCACCGTGTATTTCATGATAAAAGGAATCGATTTAACCCTTTGGAAGAATCTTTTAATGTTTACTGCAATGGTTATTTTTGTTGATATTGCATTCATTTTAACACCTAATATTTCAGAAATATGGGGTGCCAAATTTAGCGATATTGGCAAGACAGTTCAATCAATCAAACGATCATTAATTGCATCTAAAGCGAGAGGAGAAATATACACGACAATTATTCAAAATGTTAATCCATCAGTTTTCGGTACGATGGAATGGCATACGGAAGAGGAATATACAAAGAGCTTAAATGCATTTTTAGATTCATACGGGGAAAAGATTGGCGCGAAAATTGTTGTTTTTGAAGCCGCGAAGGAATTAAATACAAACTTTCGTGGTATTCGCTCGCAATTTAGTATTATCGTTCCGTTAGAACATATCGAGCAATTGAATGAGCAGAAAGCGGTACAAGTAGAAAATGTCGGGATCATACCAGCAAAAATAGTAAGTGACGTTTTCATTGTTATTGATGGAAAGAAAAATAACCTGCAAGATCGGGATTTTGAAAATGTATATAATTTAACAATACATCATAGTTATTTTAGTAAATAA
- the spoIISB gene encoding stage II sporulation protein SB, producing MAEVNVQKSSFFKEKKEESNTDFSLVKGALTENINRLEKLMNNSSSKYIQVKRTKENA from the coding sequence ATGGCTGAAGTCAATGTGCAAAAGTCTTCGTTTTTTAAAGAAAAAAAAGAAGAATCCAATACAGATTTCTCTCTTGTGAAAGGTGCATTAACGGAGAATATAAATCGGTTAGAGAAACTGATGAATAATAGTAGTTCAAAATATATACAGGTGAAAAGAACAAAAGAAAATGCATAG
- a CDS encoding TetR/AcrR family transcriptional regulator, protein MRIVKEYEERRKEILETAERLFLTKGYTKTTVNDILKEIGIAKGTFYHYFKSKEEVMDEIIMRIIKEDVTKAKRIISNPDIPVLDKLFKILMEQSPKSGDVKEKMIQQFHQPNNAEMHQKSLVQSIIHLSPVLTEVLEQGIEEGIFYTPYPQETIELLLSSAQVIFDDGLFQWKTEEMMRRAKAYIKMMEVSVGAKEGSFNYMIEVLMKQK, encoded by the coding sequence ATGCGAATTGTAAAGGAGTATGAGGAGCGTAGAAAGGAAATTTTAGAAACAGCTGAGCGTTTGTTTCTTACGAAAGGTTATACGAAAACAACCGTGAATGATATTTTAAAAGAAATTGGTATAGCAAAGGGGACGTTTTATCATTATTTTAAGTCGAAGGAGGAAGTAATGGATGAAATCATTATGAGGATTATTAAAGAGGATGTCACTAAGGCGAAAAGGATTATCTCCAATCCCGATATCCCCGTTTTAGATAAGTTATTTAAAATTTTAATGGAACAATCACCAAAATCAGGAGATGTAAAAGAAAAAATGATCCAACAATTCCATCAACCAAATAATGCAGAAATGCATCAGAAAAGTTTAGTGCAATCCATTATACATTTATCTCCTGTATTAACGGAAGTTTTAGAGCAAGGAATAGAAGAAGGCATATTTTATACTCCATACCCACAAGAAACAATTGAATTATTACTCTCTTCAGCACAAGTCATATTTGATGATGGTTTATTCCAGTGGAAAACGGAAGAAATGATGAGAAGAGCTAAGGCTTATATTAAAATGATGGAAGTATCTGTTGGAGCGAAAGAAGGGTCCTTTAATTATATGATCGAGGTTTTAATGAAACAGAAATAG
- the gpmA gene encoding 2,3-diphosphoglycerate-dependent phosphoglycerate mutase: MIKLVLIRHGQSLWNLENRFTGWTDVDLSENGLSEAREAGAILKKNGYTFDVAYTSVLKRAIRTLWIVLHEMDLTWVPIHKSWKLNERHYGALQGLNKDETAQKYGEAQVHIWRRSVNVRPPALTEDDSRYEATDPRYKTLKKGEFPLTECLEDTEKRVLAYWHSEIAPTLKSGNKVIISSHGNTIRSLVKYLDNLSNDGVVSLNIPTSIPLVYELDENLRPIRHYYLSMDGEVPEGEIPKHISF; this comes from the coding sequence ATGATAAAACTTGTACTTATTCGTCACGGGCAAAGTTTATGGAATCTTGAAAATCGCTTTACTGGATGGACAGATGTTGATCTATCAGAGAATGGATTAAGTGAAGCGAGAGAAGCAGGAGCAATATTAAAGAAAAACGGATATACTTTTGATGTGGCTTATACATCTGTATTAAAACGCGCAATTCGGACGTTATGGATTGTACTTCATGAGATGGATCTTACTTGGGTCCCAATACATAAATCTTGGAAGCTAAATGAAAGACATTATGGTGCATTGCAAGGGTTGAATAAAGATGAAACTGCTCAAAAATATGGTGAAGCGCAAGTTCATATTTGGAGAAGAAGTGTTAATGTAAGACCACCGGCTCTTACTGAAGACGATTCTCGATATGAAGCGACCGATCCAAGATATAAAACACTCAAAAAAGGTGAATTTCCGTTAACTGAATGTTTAGAGGATACGGAGAAGAGAGTACTTGCTTATTGGCATTCAGAAATTGCGCCGACATTAAAAAGTGGTAATAAAGTAATTATTTCATCACACGGTAACACAATTCGCTCGCTAGTAAAATACTTAGACAACCTTTCAAATGATGGTGTAGTTTCATTAAATATTCCAACTAGCATTCCGCTTGTTTATGAATTAGACGAAAACTTACGTCCGATTCGTCATTATTATTTAAGTATGGATGGAGAAGTACCTGAAGGCGAAATTCCGAAACATATTTCTTTTTAA
- a CDS encoding MFS transporter has protein sequence MSIFRSKNERGTEKSIDKHALLFGLISVFLCGIGFSIIMPVVPFLVQPYTSNPEEQALVVTLLTSVYAACVFLAAPVLGALSDKYGRRPLLLICLFGSAIGYLVFGIGGALWVLFAGRIIEGITGGSISTIFAYFADIIPKEQRTKYFGWVSAVVGAGTIIGPTIGGILAKFGDTVPIYFGAIITLINVVYGIKYMPESLEKNNRLKEITFVRLNPFVQLANILSMKNLKWLLVSAFLLWIPNGSLQAIFTQFTMDTFSWKPALIGLMFSILGFQDIVSQSFIMPKLLIKLSDKQIAILGMVSEIIGYSFIAASALFSLYPLLIVGTLMYGFGDSIFGPSFNGMLSKSVSSSEQGRIQVGSQSIQALARMIGPILGGQIYVSLGHAAPAFMGMILIVAAIAVLYKGTHATV, from the coding sequence ATGTCTATATTTAGATCGAAAAATGAAAGGGGAACTGAAAAAAGCATAGATAAACATGCTTTACTATTCGGACTTATTTCTGTATTTCTTTGTGGTATAGGTTTCAGTATCATCATGCCTGTAGTCCCATTCTTAGTACAGCCATATACAAGTAATCCGGAAGAACAAGCATTAGTTGTTACACTACTAACTTCCGTATATGCGGCCTGCGTGTTTTTAGCTGCACCAGTACTCGGAGCTTTAAGCGATAAGTATGGCCGTCGTCCACTACTTTTAATATGCTTATTTGGTTCTGCAATTGGGTACTTAGTTTTTGGAATAGGAGGAGCTTTATGGGTACTATTTGCTGGACGCATAATAGAAGGAATAACAGGCGGGAGCATAAGTACTATCTTCGCATATTTTGCAGACATCATTCCAAAAGAACAGAGAACGAAATATTTTGGATGGGTGAGTGCAGTTGTAGGTGCGGGAACTATCATTGGCCCAACCATTGGGGGGATACTTGCCAAGTTTGGTGATACTGTACCTATATATTTTGGTGCAATCATAACGTTAATAAATGTTGTATATGGGATCAAATATATGCCTGAGAGCCTTGAAAAAAATAATAGGTTGAAAGAGATTACTTTTGTAAGGTTAAATCCTTTTGTACAGCTAGCAAACATACTTTCCATGAAAAATTTAAAGTGGTTACTTGTCTCAGCGTTTTTACTTTGGATACCTAACGGATCTTTACAAGCAATTTTCACGCAATTTACAATGGATACTTTCAGTTGGAAACCTGCATTAATCGGACTTATGTTTTCAATTTTGGGCTTTCAAGACATTGTTTCACAAAGTTTTATAATGCCAAAGCTTTTGATCAAGCTTAGTGATAAACAAATAGCAATTCTTGGGATGGTTTCGGAGATTATAGGATACAGTTTTATTGCGGCATCAGCTTTGTTTTCACTCTATCCACTACTTATCGTTGGGACGCTGATGTATGGTTTTGGGGATTCAATTTTCGGACCTTCATTCAACGGGATGCTTTCAAAGTCTGTCAGTTCTAGTGAACAAGGAAGGATTCAAGTTGGAAGCCAATCTATTCAAGCTTTAGCAAGAATGATTGGTCCTATTCTTGGAGGACAAATCTATGTATCACTTGGTCATGCCGCACCTGCTTTTATGGGTATGATTCTTATAGTAGCGGCAATAGCAGTTTTGTATAAGGGGACACATGCAACTGTATAA
- a CDS encoding MBL fold metallo-hydrolase, producing MKIIELPIEFEFNGQKQCIYPSLIILHNELTLVDTGYPSFLPLIENAILKHGYEMKNLKNIIITHYDDDHLGALYDFKLKYPQINVIASEIESNYINGDIKSERLAQAEKMLERMPNEEKEFGKWFIQQLKNIKHISVDEKVHDNQMILNGECQIVATPGHTSGHISLYFPNLDCVITGDAAVQENRELVIANPDFCLDIERAEKSLNRIKSLKAAQYYCYHGGKLTL from the coding sequence ATGAAAATAATAGAACTACCAATTGAATTCGAATTTAACGGGCAAAAACAATGTATTTATCCAAGTTTAATTATATTACATAATGAATTAACGTTAGTCGATACAGGATATCCAAGTTTTTTACCTTTAATTGAAAATGCAATATTAAAACATGGATATGAGATGAAAAACTTAAAGAATATAATTATTACCCATTATGATGATGATCATCTAGGGGCTTTATATGATTTCAAATTGAAATATCCTCAAATTAATGTTATTGCTAGTGAAATTGAATCTAACTATATTAATGGTGATATAAAATCAGAGAGGTTGGCTCAAGCTGAAAAAATGCTAGAACGTATGCCAAATGAAGAAAAAGAATTTGGTAAATGGTTTATACAACAGTTAAAAAATATAAAACATATTTCCGTCGATGAAAAAGTACATGATAATCAAATGATTTTGAATGGTGAATGTCAAATAGTAGCGACCCCAGGACATACTTCGGGACATATTTCATTATATTTTCCGAATTTAGATTGTGTAATTACGGGAGATGCGGCTGTTCAAGAGAATCGTGAGTTAGTAATAGCTAATCCGGATTTTTGCTTAGATATAGAAAGGGCGGAAAAATCTTTAAATAGGATTAAAAGTCTTAAAGCAGCACAGTACTATTGCTACCATGGAGGAAAGCTGACTTTATAA
- a CDS encoding YxeA family protein, whose amino-acid sequence MKKFLTIITLCLLFSSFTISCERASLNRIGKDVYYMQIKGEGNIEKVDGRNLRNYTLPAYDEDGVKKQITFRSTKKENDHKLNEDAFLRLYVDQDDNSKNEISSIEVKSYEEIQKTDLPNKVKDKFTIK is encoded by the coding sequence ATGAAAAAGTTTTTAACAATTATTACACTATGTTTATTATTTTCTAGTTTTACTATTAGCTGTGAGAGAGCGTCACTAAATAGAATTGGTAAAGATGTATATTACATGCAGATAAAAGGCGAAGGAAATATCGAAAAAGTAGATGGTAGAAACTTACGAAACTATACGCTGCCCGCATATGATGAAGATGGCGTCAAAAAACAAATTACATTTAGAAGTACAAAAAAAGAAAACGACCATAAATTAAATGAAGACGCGTTTTTACGCCTCTATGTAGATCAAGATGATAATAGCAAAAATGAAATATCATCAATTGAAGTAAAGTCTTATGAAGAAATTCAGAAAACAGATTTACCTAATAAAGTAAAAGATAAGTTTACTATTAAATAA
- a CDS encoding MFS transporter produces MPASIQSSLKDFHLMVSGQIITILGSTLLRFALSLYVLDITGRADIFAGLYAVTSIPFLLAPLGGAIADRFNRRNVMVILDFINAAIVLSFIVLLLTESISILLIGTIMFLLAVVSAMYAPVVMASIPQLVPEKKLEQANGIVNGVQALSNIVAPVLGGLLYGIIGLKMLVITSCFAFFLSAILEMFITIPFIKRIQEGHIVPTIVKDMKEGFLYVLKQPFILKAMLLAALLNLILTPLFVVGGPIMLRVTMQSSDMMYGIGMGLIDFATILGALSIGFFAKKLQMKTLYNWMLIIALLVMPVALSVTPFILNLGYYPPFILFILSSLLIAMIMTIVSIYVITVIQKKTPNENLGKVMAFITAVSQCMAPIGQVVYGFMFEGFSTKIYLPIFAISFIMTIIAILTKKILRNEGN; encoded by the coding sequence ATGCCAGCAAGTATTCAATCTTCCTTGAAAGATTTTCACTTAATGGTAAGTGGTCAAATTATTACTATTTTAGGTTCAACACTATTACGTTTTGCACTGTCTTTATATGTGCTAGATATAACAGGACGTGCCGATATATTTGCAGGGTTATATGCCGTAACGAGTATCCCGTTTTTGTTAGCTCCTCTTGGCGGAGCGATAGCAGATCGTTTCAACCGCCGTAATGTAATGGTCATTTTGGATTTTATAAACGCTGCTATTGTATTAAGTTTTATAGTTTTGTTATTAACTGAATCGATATCTATTTTATTGATTGGAACAATTATGTTTTTACTAGCAGTCGTTAGTGCAATGTACGCACCAGTTGTTATGGCAAGTATTCCGCAATTAGTTCCAGAGAAAAAGTTAGAACAAGCGAACGGTATCGTAAATGGTGTGCAAGCATTATCTAATATAGTTGCACCTGTACTAGGAGGACTATTATACGGCATAATTGGTTTGAAAATGCTCGTAATAACAAGTTGTTTTGCTTTCTTTTTATCTGCGATTTTAGAAATGTTTATTACAATACCATTTATAAAAAGAATACAGGAAGGCCATATCGTACCGACAATTGTAAAAGATATGAAAGAAGGTTTTCTTTATGTTTTAAAACAACCTTTTATTTTGAAGGCTATGTTACTTGCAGCTTTACTAAATTTAATTTTGACACCGTTATTTGTTGTCGGAGGACCTATTATGTTACGAGTAACTATGCAGAGTAGCGATATGATGTATGGAATTGGAATGGGATTAATTGATTTTGCAACCATATTAGGGGCATTGTCAATCGGTTTCTTTGCTAAAAAGTTACAGATGAAAACATTATATAATTGGATGCTTATCATAGCTTTATTAGTAATGCCAGTGGCACTATCAGTTACACCGTTTATTCTTAATTTAGGATACTATCCACCATTTATCCTCTTTATACTTTCTTCTCTTCTAATCGCAATGATTATGACAATTGTATCCATCTATGTGATTACTGTAATCCAAAAGAAAACACCAAATGAAAATCTAGGAAAAGTGATGGCATTTATAACAGCGGTATCTCAATGTATGGCACCAATTGGGCAAGTCGTATATGGTTTTATGTTTGAAGGATTCAGTACGAAAATTTATTTACCTATATTTGCTATTAGTTTCATAATGACAATAATAGCTATATTGACGAAGAAAATATTAAGAAATGAAGGGAACTAG
- a CDS encoding DEAD/DEAH box helicase has translation MVYLKNFLELGISETFNHTLRENGITEATPIQEKAIPVIMSGKDIIGQAKTGTGKTLAFVLPILEKIDPASSDVQALIVAPTRELALQITTEIKKMLVQREDINVLAIYGGQDVAQQLRKLKGNTHIVVATPGRLLDHIRRETIDLSNLSTIVLDEADQMLYFGFLYDIEDILDETPGSKQTMLFSATMPKDIKKLAKRYMDEPQMIQVQSEEVTVDTIEQRVIETTDRAKPDALRFVMDRDQPFLAVIFCRTKLRVSKLYDNLKGLGYNCAELHGDIPQAKRERVMKSFREAKIQYLIATDVAARGLDVDGVTHVFNFDIPEDVESYIHRIGRTGRAGGSGLAITFVAAKDEKHLEEIEKTLGAPIQREIIEQPKIKHVDENGKPVPKPAPKKSGQNRQRDSREGSRSDSRRDSRNSSRSGSRNSSRNSSRNENNRSFNKPSNKKGSTKQGQQRRGR, from the coding sequence GTGGTCTATTTGAAAAACTTTTTAGAATTAGGAATTAGTGAAACTTTTAATCATACATTACGTGAAAATGGAATTACAGAAGCAACACCAATTCAAGAGAAGGCAATTCCTGTTATTATGTCAGGTAAAGATATTATTGGGCAGGCGAAAACAGGAACGGGTAAAACGTTAGCATTCGTGTTACCGATTTTAGAAAAAATCGATCCAGCGTCTAGTGATGTTCAGGCTTTAATTGTTGCACCAACAAGGGAACTAGCACTGCAAATTACAACTGAAATTAAAAAAATGCTTGTTCAAAGAGAAGATATTAATGTACTAGCGATATATGGTGGACAAGATGTTGCGCAACAGTTGAGAAAATTAAAAGGTAATACACATATTGTTGTAGCAACACCGGGACGATTATTAGATCATATACGCCGTGAAACAATTGATTTAAGTAATCTTTCAACAATTGTATTAGATGAAGCGGATCAAATGCTTTATTTTGGTTTCTTATATGATATTGAAGATATTTTAGATGAGACACCAGGTAGTAAACAAACGATGTTATTCTCAGCAACGATGCCAAAAGATATTAAAAAATTGGCGAAGCGTTATATGGATGAACCGCAAATGATTCAAGTACAAAGTGAAGAAGTAACGGTTGATACAATTGAGCAGCGTGTCATTGAGACGACAGACCGTGCAAAGCCAGATGCACTTCGTTTTGTTATGGATCGTGATCAGCCATTTTTAGCTGTTATTTTCTGCCGTACAAAACTTAGAGTAAGTAAACTTTATGATAATTTAAAAGGACTAGGTTATAATTGTGCTGAACTTCATGGTGATATACCTCAAGCGAAACGTGAAAGAGTTATGAAGAGTTTCCGCGAAGCTAAAATTCAGTACTTAATCGCAACGGATGTAGCAGCTCGTGGACTTGATGTAGATGGTGTAACGCACGTATTTAACTTTGATATCCCTGAAGATGTAGAAAGTTATATTCACCGCATTGGCCGAACAGGACGTGCAGGTGGATCAGGTCTTGCAATTACGTTCGTTGCAGCGAAAGATGAAAAACATTTAGAAGAAATTGAAAAAACGCTTGGTGCACCAATACAAAGAGAAATAATTGAACAACCAAAGATAAAACATGTTGATGAAAATGGAAAACCGGTACCAAAGCCGGCTCCGAAGAAATCAGGTCAAAATCGTCAAAGAGATAGCCGCGAAGGTTCAAGAAGTGATTCAAGACGTGATTCCAGAAATAGCTCAAGAAGTGGTTCAAGAAATAGTTCGAGAAATAGTTCTAGAAATGAAAATAACCGATCATTTAATAAGCCAAGTAATAAAAAAGGTAGTACAAAGCAAGGTCAGCAAAGGCGTGGTCGTTAA
- a CDS encoding VOC family protein: protein MSNANQKITTFLMFEGKAEEAMNFYTSLFDQSEIVSISRYDENGPGKEGTVIHATFTLNGQEFMCIDSYVNHNFTFTPAMSLYVTCETEEEIETVFHKLAQDGAILMPLGSYPFSKKFGWLNDKYGVSWQLTLAE, encoded by the coding sequence ATGAGTAACGCAAATCAAAAAATTACTACGTTTTTAATGTTTGAGGGCAAAGCTGAGGAAGCAATGAATTTTTATACGTCACTATTTGATCAATCAGAAATTGTAAGTATTTCTCGCTATGATGAAAATGGACCTGGTAAAGAGGGAACTGTAATTCATGCAACTTTTACGCTAAATGGCCAAGAGTTTATGTGTATTGATAGTTATGTAAATCATAATTTTACATTCACTCCAGCTATGTCTCTTTATGTAACTTGTGAGACAGAAGAAGAAATTGAAACGGTCTTTCATAAACTAGCGCAAGATGGAGCGATTCTTATGCCTTTAGGTTCTTATCCGTTTAGTAAAAAGTTTGGCTGGTTAAATGATAAGTATGGTGTATCTTGGCAGTTAACTCTTGCTGAATAA
- a CDS encoding MarR family winged helix-turn-helix transcriptional regulator gives MTQHKEEQMNEALALFYFAYKTFTEKPDEIIKEYGIQRVHHRILFFIARFPRISVNELLSLLEISKQALHGPLRQLVEKGLIESNEAMHDRRVKQLSLTEQGADLEKKLSDVQRQQMGAIFSKFGESCEDNWHQVMNEMANSRSGFDAWISKREIPVDQK, from the coding sequence ATGACACAACATAAAGAAGAACAGATGAATGAGGCATTAGCATTATTTTATTTTGCATATAAAACATTTACTGAAAAGCCAGATGAAATTATAAAAGAATATGGCATTCAACGAGTACATCATCGAATTTTATTTTTTATCGCACGTTTTCCAAGGATAAGTGTAAATGAGTTATTATCACTATTAGAAATAAGCAAACAAGCTCTTCACGGGCCGCTACGTCAACTTGTGGAAAAGGGCTTAATTGAGAGTAATGAAGCTATGCATGATCGCCGTGTGAAACAGTTGTCTTTAACAGAACAAGGTGCAGATTTAGAGAAAAAACTGAGTGATGTACAAAGACAACAAATGGGTGCTATTTTTTCAAAATTTGGTGAATCATGTGAGGACAATTGGCACCAAGTTATGAATGAAATGGCAAATAGCCGATCAGGTTTTGATGCTTGGATATCGAAACGGGAAATACCAGTCGATCAAAAATAA